The following proteins come from a genomic window of Chiroxiphia lanceolata isolate bChiLan1 chromosome 16, bChiLan1.pri, whole genome shotgun sequence:
- the LITAF gene encoding lipopolysaccharide-induced tumor necrosis factor-alpha factor has product MSALSVNPVPSAPPSYEETVGINMNYPHPYPVPGPGLKPDVKGMNPPPYMGQPGPANNPIRVQTVYVQQPVVFYDRPVQMCCPSCNQMIVTRLSYEAGALTWLSCGGLCLLGCIAGCCLFPFCINALKDVDHTCPNCNTLLGAYKRF; this is encoded by the exons ATGTCTGCTCTGAGTGTCAACCCTGTCCCATCTGCACCACCTTCTTATGAGGAAACTGTAGGAATCAATATGAACTACCCTCACCCTTATCCTGTTCCTGGCCCTGGACTGAAGCCAGATGTGAAGGGAATGAACCCTCCCCCATACATGGGACAGCCTGGACCAGCAAATAACCCCA TTAGAGTTCAGACGGTGTATGTGCAGCAACCAGTGGTGTTCTATGACCGCCCAGTTCAGATGTGCTGCCCCTCCTGTAACCAGATGATAGTGACACGTCTCTCCTACGAGGCAGGAGCTCTGACTTGGCTGTCCTGTGGTGGCCTCTGCCTGCTGGG gtGTATAGCAGGCTGCTGCTTGTTTCCATTCTGCATTAACGCTCTCAAGGATGTGGATCACACCTGTCCGAACTGCAATACTCTTCTTGGTGCTTACAAACGTTTCTAG